A single region of the Candidatus Protochlamydia amoebophila UWE25 genome encodes:
- a CDS encoding tetratricopeptide repeat protein — protein MPAEFINDRSQLLKLSFSQLENRSNLLKKTHKGHTYVKVGEIKTNSSAWMRVAYVIKGITTLVFACFLLPLLLPSFRSSLSHSWKIAYKGHINISVYLKKALLASSATNESSSKVTILTQEARTLKEQGRYFEAALFYQKSLEVNPKDAPLRVEYAEVLKKQGIGAKNLLRKLYREGLKLAPNNMIILFNHAKFDVADKEAERDYKQAFETNLDNTELRIAYAKLLIKRYEDSKSVLLDDGDSLKDEVHNIYKEGLKKQPKHPILLLKYAKFLIKHLNQTQEAEDCYENAQIDSSNIDFHMSYADILGAKNPIKAQIIYQKCLQQYPHHAFLLLKFAEFLEKFCWVASEDIIAYGETALEKSPDSVEVHLRFGDLLSRLDPIKAQAIYQKALAIDPNNAELRIQYVNFIWDSNREEALLILEEGLDLQPCDEILLEDYENKCKQLQKSQMAVERFQRALEVDPDNNKLFFRFIDYFTDYIDESQKLTMFEKFIQKQPENPLILCLYGYFLIEKSRQNSVADENMQNLAFSQLENALKLDPMNITLILIYTQALQELGKYEEAAAQYQKIINLDFFLTNEMRLKYFETLKKLNQESKIEVCYQTILQNHFELSLHEEYIEWLISQDRMQDALNELEKTLNYQMRYDKYMHLLTDILSNRARITREEIDETCENYLLGKIAEQPQNAILKWFLARFLEEKNQFDKAIEQYKEILKLHPHASKIQAKYVELLEKNGNWDDLEAYAESLNQNRAQDARILYLIKDIFKYANEVPRVIRLSERMLPILSDEQLEIYENFLQDDAHDPNALEKFYEFKNKKTELLADTAELS, from the coding sequence ATGCCAGCAGAGTTTATTAATGATCGTAGCCAATTATTAAAGCTTTCATTTTCACAATTAGAAAATAGAAGCAATCTCCTAAAAAAAACTCATAAGGGTCATACTTACGTTAAGGTAGGGGAAATCAAAACTAATTCTTCCGCATGGATGCGCGTAGCCTATGTTATCAAGGGAATTACCACCCTGGTTTTTGCTTGTTTCCTTCTTCCTTTATTATTACCTTCTTTCCGCTCTTCTTTAAGCCATTCCTGGAAAATAGCTTATAAAGGCCATATAAATATAAGTGTTTATTTAAAAAAAGCTTTATTAGCCTCTTCTGCAACAAATGAATCTTCCTCTAAGGTAACTATTTTAACGCAAGAAGCAAGGACACTCAAAGAACAAGGAAGATATTTTGAAGCGGCTCTTTTCTATCAAAAATCTTTAGAAGTAAATCCTAAAGATGCTCCTTTGCGAGTTGAATATGCAGAGGTATTAAAAAAGCAAGGTATAGGAGCAAAAAATTTACTACGGAAGCTATATAGAGAAGGACTAAAGCTTGCACCTAATAATATGATCATTCTTTTCAATCATGCTAAATTTGATGTTGCAGATAAAGAAGCTGAAAGAGATTACAAACAAGCATTTGAAACAAATCTTGACAACACAGAATTAAGAATTGCGTATGCAAAGTTGTTAATAAAACGCTATGAAGATTCAAAATCTGTTTTGCTAGACGATGGCGATAGCTTGAAGGATGAGGTGCATAATATTTATAAAGAGGGTTTAAAAAAACAACCGAAGCATCCAATTTTACTTCTGAAATATGCAAAATTTTTGATAAAGCATTTAAATCAAACTCAGGAAGCAGAGGATTGTTATGAAAATGCACAAATCGATTCTAGCAATATTGACTTTCACATGAGTTATGCAGATATATTAGGTGCAAAAAATCCGATCAAAGCTCAAATAATTTATCAAAAATGTTTACAGCAATATCCGCACCATGCGTTTTTACTCTTAAAATTTGCAGAATTTTTGGAAAAATTCTGTTGGGTAGCCAGTGAGGACATAATAGCTTATGGTGAAACAGCATTAGAAAAGAGCCCAGATTCCGTAGAAGTTCACTTACGTTTTGGAGATTTATTATCTCGATTAGACCCAATAAAAGCTCAAGCCATTTATCAAAAAGCTTTAGCAATAGATCCCAATAACGCTGAACTACGCATACAGTATGTAAATTTTATTTGGGATAGTAACAGAGAAGAAGCTCTTTTAATTTTGGAAGAAGGCTTAGATTTGCAACCTTGCGATGAAATTCTTTTGGAAGACTATGAAAATAAATGCAAACAATTGCAAAAATCTCAGATGGCTGTTGAAAGATTTCAAAGAGCGCTAGAAGTCGATCCAGATAATAATAAGCTTTTCTTCAGATTTATCGATTATTTTACCGATTATATAGATGAAAGTCAAAAGCTTACAATGTTTGAAAAATTCATCCAAAAACAGCCGGAAAATCCGCTAATTTTATGCCTATACGGATATTTCTTAATCGAGAAAAGTCGCCAAAATAGTGTTGCCGACGAAAATATGCAAAATTTAGCTTTCAGTCAATTAGAAAATGCTCTCAAATTAGATCCAATGAATATAACTCTCATACTCATTTACACTCAGGCATTACAAGAGCTAGGAAAATATGAGGAAGCAGCAGCGCAATATCAGAAAATAATAAATTTAGATTTTTTTCTTACTAATGAAATGCGATTAAAATATTTTGAAACTTTAAAAAAGTTGAATCAAGAAAGTAAGATTGAAGTTTGTTATCAAACAATTTTACAAAACCATTTCGAACTCTCCCTTCATGAAGAATATATTGAATGGTTAATCTCCCAAGATCGAATGCAAGATGCACTGAATGAGCTGGAAAAAACTTTAAATTACCAAATGCGGTATGACAAGTATATGCACCTACTAACTGATATTCTAAGTAATAGGGCTAGGATTACACGAGAAGAAATAGATGAAACATGTGAAAATTATTTATTAGGAAAAATAGCAGAGCAACCACAAAATGCCATTTTAAAATGGTTTTTAGCGCGCTTTTTAGAAGAAAAAAATCAGTTTGATAAAGCGATAGAGCAATACAAAGAAATTTTAAAATTACATCCTCATGCTTCGAAAATTCAAGCTAAATATGTAGAGCTTTTAGAAAAGAATGGAAACTGGGATGATTTAGAAGCATATGCAGAGAGTTTGAACCAGAACCGAGCTCAAGATGCTCGGATTCTGTATCTGATTAAGGATATTTTTAAATATGCAAATGAGGTTCCCAGAGTAATTCGATTATCTGAAAGAATGTTGCCTATTCTATCGGATGAGCAATTAGAAATTTATGAAAATTTTCTTCAAGATGATGCCCATGACCCAAATGCTTTGGAAAAATTTTATGAATTTAAAAATAAAAAAACAGAGTTACTAGCCGATACAGCAGAATTATCCTAA